In one window of Gemmatimonadota bacterium DNA:
- a CDS encoding PspA/IM30 family protein, translated as MGMFTKLSTVIKSNINDLISRAEDPEKMLNQIIIDMRDQLAKAKREVAAAIADERKLKKQLDDEAKQARDWEHRAMLAVKEGRDDLAKQALIRQQEHAERAQMIQQTWQEQAAETESLKGSLRQLNDKIEEAKRKRNLLIAKQKRAQAQRRIHETMSGLSDTSAFEAFNRMAEKIEEQERQSIAHAEVTEALGGDTLETEFVRLEAGGASGGADVEDKLLALKSQMGLLGDGATEEPKQLEAGNEPAPAPAAEESAPAVQDAEVEEVSQAEADSIPEAQLISEFEVLEEKQAES; from the coding sequence ATGGGCATGTTTACGAAGCTGTCGACCGTCATCAAATCCAACATCAACGATCTCATCTCGAGGGCCGAAGACCCCGAGAAGATGTTGAACCAGATCATCATCGACATGCGCGACCAGCTGGCCAAAGCCAAGCGCGAGGTCGCCGCGGCGATCGCGGACGAGCGCAAGCTAAAGAAGCAGCTCGATGACGAGGCGAAGCAGGCGCGCGACTGGGAGCATCGAGCGATGCTAGCGGTGAAGGAAGGTCGCGACGACCTCGCGAAGCAGGCGCTGATCCGTCAGCAGGAGCACGCCGAGCGCGCCCAGATGATCCAGCAGACCTGGCAGGAGCAGGCCGCCGAGACGGAGAGCCTCAAGGGCTCCCTGCGCCAGCTCAACGACAAGATCGAAGAGGCGAAGCGCAAACGGAATCTGCTCATAGCCAAGCAGAAGCGGGCACAGGCACAGCGCCGCATCCACGAGACGATGTCCGGTCTATCCGATACCTCAGCGTTCGAGGCGTTCAACCGGATGGCCGAAAAGATCGAGGAGCAGGAACGCCAGAGCATCGCGCACGCCGAGGTCACCGAGGCGCTCGGGGGCGACACGCTCGAGACCGAGTTCGTGCGTCTCGAAGCCGGGGGGGCGAGCGGTGGCGCGGACGTGGAGGACAAGCTTCTCGCGCTCAAGAGCCAGATGGGTCTGCTCGGCGATGGCGCGACCGAAGAGCCGAAGCAGCTCGAAGCCGGCAACGAACCGGCGCCGGCTCCGGCGGCTGAGGAGTCCGCTCCCGCGGTGCAGGACGCCGAGGTCGAGGAAGTCTCCCAAGCTGAAGCTGACTCGATTCCGGAGGCGCAGCTGATCTCCGAGTTCGAAGTGCTCGAGGAGAAGCAGGCAGAGTCCTGA
- a CDS encoding PQQ-dependent sugar dehydrogenase, which translates to MRNSILGSLRSALAAAVALTTASCVEQTALPECDADNGGIQLPDGFCAVVVADGLGAARHLDVAPNGDIFVAIRNQPNASGGIIALRDTDGDGRADVEERFGENGGTSIQLRGDYLYFGRDNAIVRYPMTPGELVPDGPAEVIVTLPDQRSHASKGFAFDGEGGMYVNVGAPANACQSEDREPGVPGMDPCPLLENHGGVWKFDADRLGQTQASGTRYATGMRQNFAMAWHPFAAGLYLAQHGRDQLSTLWEGFTEEQNAELPSEEFLRVEEGSNFGWPYCYHDWRQGKRVLSPEYGGDGIEVGRCGDFDLPLIGFPGHWAPNALMFYTGEQFPERYRGGAFIVFHGSWNRAPLPQGGYNVAFVPFDSGAPATGDYEIFADGFAGQTPLMNRDDAVYRPSGIAEGPDGSVYISNDKTGRIWRVMYRGS; encoded by the coding sequence ATGCGAAACTCGATCCTCGGTTCGCTCCGATCCGCCCTGGCGGCGGCGGTCGCGCTCACGACCGCGAGCTGCGTGGAGCAGACGGCCCTCCCTGAATGTGACGCCGACAACGGTGGCATCCAGCTTCCAGACGGGTTCTGCGCGGTCGTCGTCGCGGATGGCCTTGGCGCGGCGCGGCACCTGGACGTAGCCCCGAACGGTGACATCTTCGTGGCAATCCGTAACCAGCCGAACGCCTCCGGAGGGATCATCGCCCTGCGCGACACCGACGGAGACGGCCGGGCCGACGTTGAAGAGCGATTCGGCGAGAACGGCGGAACGAGCATACAGCTGCGCGGCGACTATCTGTACTTCGGTCGCGACAACGCGATCGTCCGCTACCCGATGACGCCCGGCGAGCTCGTCCCGGACGGGCCTGCCGAGGTGATCGTGACGCTACCGGATCAGCGGTCCCACGCGTCCAAGGGCTTCGCCTTCGACGGTGAGGGCGGGATGTACGTGAACGTCGGCGCGCCCGCCAACGCATGTCAGTCGGAGGATCGCGAGCCCGGCGTCCCCGGCATGGACCCCTGCCCGTTACTCGAGAATCACGGGGGCGTGTGGAAGTTCGACGCGGATCGCCTGGGTCAGACCCAGGCGTCGGGCACTCGCTACGCGACCGGCATGCGGCAGAACTTCGCCATGGCCTGGCATCCGTTCGCGGCCGGGCTCTACCTCGCCCAGCACGGCCGTGATCAGCTCAGCACGCTGTGGGAGGGCTTCACGGAGGAGCAGAACGCCGAGCTACCGTCGGAGGAGTTCCTGAGGGTGGAAGAGGGCTCGAACTTCGGCTGGCCGTACTGCTACCACGACTGGCGGCAAGGCAAGCGGGTGCTGTCGCCGGAGTACGGTGGCGACGGAATCGAGGTCGGCCGCTGCGGCGACTTCGATCTCCCTTTGATCGGCTTCCCGGGCCACTGGGCGCCTAATGCATTGATGTTCTACACGGGCGAGCAATTTCCGGAGAGGTACCGGGGAGGTGCGTTCATCGTGTTCCACGGGTCGTGGAACCGTGCGCCATTGCCCCAGGGCGGGTATAACGTCGCGTTCGTGCCGTTCGACAGCGGCGCGCCGGCCACGGGCGACTACGAGATCTTCGCGGACGGCTTCGCCGGGCAGACGCCCTTGATGAACCGCGACGACGCGGTGTACCGGCCCTCGGGCATCGCCGAGGGACCGGACGGCAGCGTCTACATCTCGAACGACAAGACCGGCCGAATCTGGAGAGTGATGTACAGGGGCTCCTGA
- a CDS encoding peptidase M14, with amino-acid sequence MMRRHLPILLFTLGACATPASAPARTSAGTPAYSDAATISAELIDVYDDVRVAGLEDRRFNHGTYWRAVAPYLGGNVSSTRAGQSVEGREIRHLTFGSGPTTVLLWSQMHGDESTASMALADITRFFHERGDHPVARRIAQGATVHMIPMLNPDGAQRFQRRNAQGIDVNRDARRLQTPEGRVLKAVTDALGPDFGFNLHDQGAAVRVAGTDRGVAIALLAPAFNAAREVDAKRRRAMQVASLLIEAMDPLVSGHIAKYDDTFNPRAFGDLMGVWGASTVLIESGAWPDDPQKQHLRETNFVGILNALDAIATGRYTEYDPDDYERLAYNGRRVADLLISGGTIAVPGAPTLEADILLNYDRPLLKEGGVIVDIGDMGEAEAQDTLLVDGLYLIPSSRALDDEGGLNTGAPAHFIVAEDSEGRRIRFRFEGGPPKREE; translated from the coding sequence ATGATGCGACGACATCTGCCCATTCTTCTGTTCACGCTAGGCGCGTGCGCCACCCCCGCTTCGGCGCCCGCGCGCACCAGCGCCGGAACGCCGGCCTACTCCGATGCCGCCACCATCAGCGCCGAGCTGATCGATGTCTACGACGACGTGCGGGTCGCGGGGCTGGAGGACCGCCGCTTCAACCACGGGACGTACTGGCGCGCGGTCGCGCCGTACTTGGGCGGAAACGTCAGCTCCACGCGCGCGGGTCAGAGTGTCGAGGGCCGTGAGATCAGGCATCTCACGTTCGGGTCGGGTCCGACGACCGTCCTGCTCTGGTCGCAGATGCACGGCGACGAGAGTACCGCGTCGATGGCGCTCGCGGACATCACCCGGTTCTTCCACGAACGCGGTGATCATCCGGTGGCTCGGCGCATCGCGCAGGGCGCCACGGTCCACATGATCCCGATGCTCAACCCGGACGGCGCGCAGCGCTTTCAGCGCCGGAACGCACAGGGCATCGACGTTAACCGCGACGCACGCCGGTTGCAGACACCCGAAGGGCGGGTCCTAAAGGCTGTAACGGACGCGCTAGGGCCGGACTTCGGCTTCAACCTGCACGATCAGGGTGCGGCGGTGCGCGTCGCGGGCACCGACAGGGGCGTCGCGATCGCGCTGCTGGCCCCGGCATTCAACGCGGCTCGCGAAGTCGACGCGAAGCGGCGGCGCGCGATGCAGGTCGCCTCGCTGCTCATCGAAGCGATGGACCCGCTGGTGAGCGGCCACATCGCAAAGTACGACGACACCTTCAACCCCCGTGCGTTCGGTGATCTGATGGGGGTGTGGGGCGCGAGCACCGTGCTGATCGAGTCAGGCGCGTGGCCCGACGACCCGCAGAAGCAGCACCTGCGCGAGACGAACTTCGTCGGCATTCTGAACGCTCTGGACGCCATCGCCACTGGCCGCTACACGGAGTACGACCCGGACGACTACGAACGGCTGGCATACAACGGCCGCCGGGTCGCGGACCTGCTCATCTCGGGCGGGACGATCGCGGTACCAGGTGCCCCCACACTCGAAGCCGACATCCTGCTCAACTACGACAGGCCGCTCTTGAAGGAGGGCGGCGTCATCGTAGACATCGGCGACATGGGCGAAGCCGAAGCCCAGGACACGCTGCTGGTGGATGGTCTCTATCTGATACCGAGCAGCCGAGCGCTGGACGACGAAGGAGGCCTGAATACCGGGGCCCCCGCCCACTTCATCGTGGCCGAGGACTCGGAGGGCCGCCGCATCCGCTTCCGCTTCGAGGGGGGGCCGCCGAAGCGGGAAGAGTAG
- a CDS encoding carboxypeptidase-like regulatory domain-containing protein has product MTVMLPLLGLAAPTSGQERTVLRGHVVDAVSQEPLQGVHMTASLSGLSVLTDSLGDFSLSFIRDWGYELIVGAMGYQPVRITLGPEAEQGSTTIQLHRDPEALAGLAVLHDRLEQRRRRRGNRIRLIEHDELALSTESSAYALVRRIATAHPCDDQRDLCRLGRSRVRICIDDVSPSAGARELEAYEPSDLWLIEVFNNGSRVRVYSRWFIDQIARTKQGEIRPNPIC; this is encoded by the coding sequence TTGACTGTCATGCTGCCGCTGCTGGGTCTCGCAGCCCCCACAAGTGGCCAGGAGCGCACTGTGCTCCGCGGCCACGTCGTGGACGCCGTGTCCCAAGAGCCACTGCAGGGCGTGCATATGACGGCGTCGCTCTCGGGCCTCAGCGTTCTGACCGACTCGCTGGGGGACTTCAGCCTTTCGTTCATTCGGGACTGGGGTTACGAGCTCATCGTCGGGGCCATGGGATATCAGCCGGTGCGCATCACTCTGGGGCCTGAGGCCGAGCAGGGCTCGACGACGATCCAGCTGCACCGCGACCCGGAGGCGCTGGCTGGCCTCGCGGTCCTTCACGACCGCCTCGAACAGCGTCGGCGCCGGCGCGGTAACAGGATCCGACTCATCGAGCACGATGAGCTCGCTCTGAGCACGGAGTCCTCCGCCTACGCCCTCGTGCGACGGATCGCCACAGCTCACCCCTGCGACGACCAGCGGGATCTATGTCGGCTCGGCAGATCGAGGGTGCGCATCTGCATCGACGATGTGAGCCCCAGCGCCGGCGCGCGGGAGCTCGAGGCTTATGAGCCGTCTGACCTCTGGCTGATCGAGGTCTTTAACAACGGCAGCCGGGTGCGCGTGTACAGCAGATGGTTCATAGACCAGATCGCCCGAACGAAGCAGGGCGAGATTAGACCTAACCCGATCTGTTGA
- a CDS encoding MBL fold metallo-hydrolase, with protein MVGARRTLIFAGVTAISLAGCVTGAVGPGTTANVDLTGPGDTDFVRFIYLGSGGWIIERGEDQVLAAPFFSNPSLLRTGLLPIRSDTALVDRYMSRYDVAAAKVILVGHAHYDHLMDVPRVALAHAPDARIVGTTTVKNTLGTWSGVADRVDVVNDIAGDQHTVGEWLRYGDGVRVMGLRSKHAPHYDGYTLYAGTRDRPLATAPRWVTEWLEGRTHAYLVDFMDPDGSVAFRVYYQDAVAPAPAGFAPEALIDEHPVDVAIFVPATFDQVEWHPEALVENLHPERVLLGHWEDFFVPIDAPTRSVLLTDLGYFEKRLARVHDGGWWRPDLWTEFRFPVR; from the coding sequence GTGGTCGGGGCTCGGCGGACGCTGATATTCGCCGGAGTCACGGCGATCTCGCTCGCGGGCTGCGTCACCGGCGCGGTAGGACCCGGCACGACGGCCAACGTCGATCTGACTGGCCCGGGGGACACGGATTTTGTGCGTTTCATCTACTTGGGCAGCGGCGGCTGGATCATCGAACGAGGGGAAGATCAGGTGCTGGCCGCGCCGTTCTTCTCGAACCCGAGCCTGCTGAGAACCGGATTGCTACCGATCCGGTCGGACACCGCACTCGTGGACCGCTACATGTCCCGCTACGACGTCGCCGCGGCCAAGGTGATCCTGGTCGGGCACGCGCACTACGACCACCTGATGGACGTGCCGCGGGTGGCACTCGCGCACGCGCCCGACGCGCGCATCGTCGGCACGACAACCGTGAAGAACACGCTCGGGACGTGGTCTGGAGTGGCGGATCGCGTGGACGTCGTCAACGACATCGCCGGCGATCAACACACGGTCGGCGAGTGGCTCCGCTACGGTGACGGCGTGCGTGTGATGGGGCTCCGCTCCAAGCACGCCCCGCACTATGATGGGTATACGCTGTACGCGGGCACCCGCGACCGCCCACTGGCGACCGCGCCCCGGTGGGTGACGGAGTGGCTGGAAGGGCGAACCCACGCCTATCTGGTCGACTTCATGGATCCGGACGGTTCCGTCGCCTTCCGGGTGTACTATCAAGACGCGGTCGCACCGGCTCCGGCAGGCTTCGCGCCGGAAGCGCTCATCGACGAGCACCCGGTCGACGTAGCCATCTTCGTACCGGCCACGTTCGATCAGGTCGAGTGGCACCCTGAGGCGTTGGTCGAGAACCTGCATCCCGAGCGCGTGCTGCTCGGTCACTGGGAGGACTTCTTCGTGCCGATCGATGCGCCCACCAGGTCGGTATTGCTCACCGACCTCGGCTATTTCGAAAAGCGACTCGCTCGGGTGCACGACGGTGGGTGGTGGCGCCCCGACCTGTGGACGGAGTTCCGGTTTCCGGTCCGGTAG
- a CDS encoding YbjN domain-containing protein produces the protein MVTREDLESFFIRMDLEYDEVDDGMFLVQGRNSGLPVVVHHSDALLLIRMKVMDLPESMDDEVGFYRALLELNATDVVHGAYGLEDGELILSDTLELETLDFHELRASTESIELAATSHMERIRALAGVADDGDADDPGTEEAEG, from the coding sequence ATGGTAACCCGAGAGGATCTCGAGAGCTTCTTCATTCGGATGGATCTCGAGTACGATGAGGTCGATGACGGCATGTTCCTCGTCCAGGGCCGCAACAGCGGTCTTCCGGTCGTGGTGCATCATTCGGACGCGCTTCTCCTGATTCGCATGAAGGTGATGGACCTTCCCGAGTCGATGGACGACGAGGTTGGGTTCTACCGTGCGCTCTTGGAGTTGAACGCCACGGACGTCGTCCACGGGGCCTATGGTCTCGAGGACGGTGAGCTGATCCTCAGCGACACCCTCGAACTGGAGACGCTCGACTTCCACGAGCTCCGAGCCTCGACGGAATCGATTGAACTGGCCGCCACCAGTCACATGGAGCGGATCCGCGCCCTGGCCGGCGTCGCTGATGATGGCGACGCCGACGACCCGGGCACGGAAGAGGCGGAGGGCTGA
- a CDS encoding aminotransferase class IV translates to MSIVYLNGEFLPKDEAKISPDDRGFLLADGIYEVTPFYEGAPFCMDRHLARLEHGLRWMRIRQPLDGLEDVQRRLIAQNGLESAETALVYVQITRGVAPRTHYFPTDPVEATVYAYAKVWDRPSPERWSQGFTAATVPDRRWSRVDVKTICLLPNVLAFQDAIEAGADDALLIRDGVAIEGAHMNFWGVFDGTVVTHPKTNHILPGITRGIVLDLAAADGIRVEERPIQVEELGEADELFFTGTTGEVRPCVRVDGTPVGDGSVGVITRRLADLFRAELVAVKEEAGAPVA, encoded by the coding sequence ATGAGCATCGTCTACCTGAATGGCGAGTTTCTCCCCAAAGACGAAGCGAAGATCTCTCCCGACGACCGCGGCTTCCTGCTCGCGGATGGAATCTACGAAGTAACGCCTTTCTACGAGGGCGCTCCGTTCTGCATGGACCGTCACCTCGCCCGTCTCGAGCACGGCCTCCGCTGGATGCGCATTCGGCAGCCGCTCGATGGGCTCGAAGACGTGCAACGCAGGCTCATCGCACAAAACGGCCTCGAGAGCGCTGAAACGGCGCTCGTATACGTTCAGATCACGCGGGGCGTCGCGCCCCGCACGCACTACTTCCCGACGGACCCTGTCGAGGCGACCGTGTACGCGTACGCAAAGGTGTGGGATCGTCCTTCCCCCGAGCGCTGGTCGCAGGGCTTCACCGCGGCCACGGTGCCCGATCGGCGGTGGAGTAGGGTCGACGTGAAAACGATCTGCCTGCTGCCGAACGTACTCGCGTTCCAGGACGCGATCGAAGCCGGCGCCGACGACGCGCTGCTCATCCGCGACGGCGTCGCGATCGAGGGCGCACACATGAACTTCTGGGGCGTCTTCGACGGCACGGTCGTCACGCATCCGAAGACGAACCACATACTGCCGGGCATCACGCGAGGCATCGTCCTGGACTTGGCCGCCGCGGACGGCATCCGCGTCGAGGAGCGACCCATCCAGGTCGAGGAGCTCGGCGAAGCCGACGAGCTCTTCTTCACGGGTACGACCGGCGAGGTGCGGCCTTGCGTGCGGGTGGACGGCACGCCCGTGGGTGACGGAAGTGTCGGCGTGATCACCAGGCGGCTCGCCGACCTCTTCCGGGCGGAGCTCGTCGCTGTGAAGGAGGAGGCCGGGGCGCCGGTCGCTTGA